The following are from one region of the Veillonella nakazawae genome:
- a CDS encoding methionine synthase yields MPIYNGMLPAIDKAEVKRYAGLRHAEDFPQQYVDEACKEIQLLATPKGVYQEYDYDAETKTILSNPPLKIEGSIIEKHLEKSTKVYVLGVTVGEDVEIRSEQLFKQGNYTVGLLLDAAATTAVEQVADQVNEVINTIAKKQGYKATWRFSPGYGNWPLEIQPQLAKIIKTEMIGLQVTENYLLFPRKSVTAIIGLMPADQDINTKRGCTSCSQKDCASRKLPEKASVTTNNEGEEGRSKTTAEVSGIAMKGQPTE; encoded by the coding sequence ATGCCCATTTATAACGGAATGCTTCCTGCCATCGATAAAGCAGAAGTAAAACGATACGCAGGACTTCGTCATGCAGAGGATTTTCCACAACAATATGTGGACGAAGCATGTAAAGAAATTCAGTTATTAGCTACACCTAAAGGTGTATATCAAGAATATGATTATGATGCAGAAACAAAGACAATTTTGAGCAATCCACCGCTTAAGATTGAAGGTTCCATCATTGAAAAACACTTAGAAAAGTCTACAAAAGTCTATGTATTAGGCGTGACAGTAGGTGAAGATGTAGAAATCCGCAGTGAACAACTTTTTAAACAAGGTAATTATACTGTAGGATTACTATTAGATGCAGCGGCTACCACAGCAGTAGAACAAGTAGCTGATCAAGTTAATGAAGTTATCAATACCATCGCTAAAAAACAAGGTTATAAAGCAACATGGCGCTTTAGTCCTGGTTACGGTAACTGGCCATTAGAAATTCAGCCTCAATTAGCTAAAATTATTAAAACAGAGATGATTGGTTTGCAAGTAACGGAGAACTATTTATTGTTCCCACGTAAATCTGTAACAGCTATTATTGGCTTAATGCCAGCTGACCAAGATATTAATACAAAGCGTGGTTGCACATCTTGTTCCCAAAAGGATTGTGCATCTCGTAAATTGCCAGAGAAGGCATCGGTTACCACTAATAACGAAGGAGAAGAGGGCCGTAGTAAAACAACAGCTGAAGTCTCTGGTATTGCTATGAAAGGCCAACCAACAGAATAA
- a CDS encoding homocysteine S-methyltransferase family protein: MYIFDGAMGTMLQAAGLEEGYCPELFNVEKPEVVKNIHAQYLQHGSDVITTNTFGACGLKLEDYDLQDRVREINIAAVKVAKEAIAEVKPSARVAGSMGPTGRFLQPLGNMSFDSIYDTYREQADALIEGGVDFIIIETIIDVQEMRAALLASLDAREAAGKTKEDVQIICQFSFSEDGRTITGTPPAVATTIVEAMGADIIGINCSLGPEQITPLIEEIASVTNLPISCQPNAGMPQLINKQTVFPLTAEEMGPLMLPIVDAGASYVGGCCGTTPAHIQSISDAVKAHTPKERAHIEPKTIITSRTKLLELGHHTKPLIIGERINPTGRKVLAQELRDGSFIRVKRDALDQVEAGADILDVNMGVAGMDQTPLMERAIFELSMLVETPLSIDTLDPAAMEVALKNYPGRALINSVNGEEESITHVMPLAKRYGAALLCLPICSGDLPEKAEDRIALAESIVNRAYGYGLQPHDLLLDPLVLTLASGEDSARQTLRTLQLYKEKFGFPTVMGLSNISFGMPQRPYLNGQFLTMALACGLTTPIMNPLNYPAKKAFVSSTTLLGWDPGSTQFIKEYGYEDETSAPGNAAPKGPEKKSFDSNDPLANIRACVEQGEKEAIIDLVKKALADGIDPLDLTKKGLSEAMNVVGDKFGSGKLFLPQVMLAAETMQAAFNTIKEIIPASESLDKGTVVVATVKGDIHDLGKNIVAALLENNGYKIVDLGKDVDPEVIVQAIKDNKAALVGICSLMTTTMPQIDNTVAAIRAAGLNTKVMVGGAVVSQEYADQAGADIYAKDGIAAVNHANDYFETLEK, encoded by the coding sequence ATGTATATATTTGATGGTGCTATGGGCACAATGCTTCAAGCTGCAGGCTTGGAAGAGGGCTATTGTCCAGAATTATTTAACGTAGAAAAACCAGAAGTAGTAAAGAATATTCACGCTCAATACTTACAACATGGCAGTGATGTTATTACTACAAATACATTCGGTGCTTGTGGTCTTAAGTTAGAAGATTACGACTTACAAGATCGCGTAAGAGAAATCAATATTGCAGCTGTAAAAGTTGCAAAAGAAGCTATTGCAGAGGTTAAACCATCTGCTCGAGTGGCTGGTTCTATGGGTCCTACAGGTCGTTTCTTGCAACCATTAGGCAATATGAGCTTTGACTCTATTTATGACACATACCGTGAACAAGCAGATGCATTGATTGAAGGTGGTGTAGATTTCATTATCATTGAAACTATCATCGACGTACAAGAAATGCGTGCCGCTTTATTAGCATCTCTTGATGCTCGTGAAGCAGCAGGGAAGACAAAAGAAGATGTACAAATTATCTGTCAGTTTTCTTTCAGTGAAGACGGCCGTACTATTACAGGTACACCGCCAGCAGTTGCAACTACTATCGTAGAAGCAATGGGTGCTGATATAATCGGTATCAACTGTTCTCTTGGACCTGAACAAATCACACCACTCATTGAGGAAATCGCTAGCGTTACAAACTTACCAATTAGCTGCCAACCAAATGCAGGCATGCCACAATTAATCAATAAACAAACTGTATTCCCACTTACAGCAGAAGAAATGGGTCCATTGATGCTTCCAATCGTAGATGCAGGTGCAAGCTATGTAGGTGGTTGCTGTGGTACAACACCAGCTCATATCCAATCTATTTCCGACGCTGTAAAAGCACATACACCTAAAGAACGTGCTCATATTGAACCTAAAACAATCATTACAAGCCGTACTAAATTGTTGGAATTAGGTCATCACACAAAACCGCTTATCATCGGTGAACGTATCAATCCTACAGGCCGTAAAGTGCTTGCTCAAGAATTACGCGATGGCTCTTTCATCCGCGTAAAACGCGATGCGTTAGACCAAGTAGAAGCAGGTGCCGACATCCTCGACGTAAACATGGGCGTAGCAGGCATGGACCAAACTCCATTGATGGAGCGTGCGATTTTCGAATTATCCATGCTCGTTGAAACTCCATTATCCATCGATACATTGGATCCAGCAGCTATGGAAGTAGCGCTTAAAAACTATCCAGGTCGCGCTCTTATCAACTCCGTAAATGGGGAAGAGGAGTCTATCACACACGTTATGCCATTGGCTAAACGTTATGGTGCTGCTTTGCTTTGCTTGCCAATCTGCAGTGGCGACTTACCTGAAAAAGCAGAAGACCGCATTGCTTTAGCTGAAAGCATTGTAAATCGTGCCTATGGCTATGGTCTTCAACCACACGACTTATTACTTGATCCATTAGTATTAACACTTGCTAGCGGTGAAGATAGTGCACGCCAAACATTGCGTACATTACAGTTATATAAAGAGAAATTTGGCTTCCCAACAGTAATGGGCTTGTCTAACATCTCCTTCGGTATGCCACAACGCCCTTACTTGAACGGCCAATTCTTAACAATGGCTTTGGCTTGTGGTTTAACAACACCAATTATGAACCCTCTAAACTATCCAGCGAAAAAAGCGTTTGTTTCTAGCACTACATTATTAGGTTGGGATCCAGGTTCTACTCAATTCATCAAAGAATACGGTTATGAAGACGAAACAAGTGCTCCTGGTAACGCTGCTCCAAAAGGTCCTGAAAAGAAATCTTTCGACAGCAATGATCCACTCGCTAATATCCGTGCTTGCGTAGAGCAAGGGGAAAAAGAGGCTATTATAGATCTTGTTAAAAAAGCCTTAGCAGATGGCATTGATCCATTGGACCTTACTAAAAAAGGTCTTTCTGAAGCGATGAACGTAGTAGGGGACAAGTTCGGTTCTGGTAAATTATTCTTGCCACAAGTAATGCTTGCTGCTGAAACAATGCAGGCTGCTTTCAACACGATTAAAGAAATCATTCCTGCTAGTGAAAGTTTAGATAAAGGCACAGTTGTTGTAGCAACAGTTAAAGGCGACATCCACGATTTAGGTAAAAATATCGTAGCGGCCTTACTTGAAAACAATGGTTATAAAATCGTTGACCTCGGTAAAGACGTTGATCCAGAAGTCATCGTTCAAGCTATTAAGGACAACAAGGCGGCTCTCGTTGGTATCTGTTCCTTGATGACTACAACAATGCCTCAAATCGATAATACTGTTGCAGCTATCCGCGCTGCAGGCCTTAATACTAAGGTCATGGTTGGTGGTGCCGTAGTATCTCAAGAATACGCAGATCAAGCGGGCGCAGATATCTACGCTAAAGACGGCATCGCTGCCGTTAACCACGCAAATGATTACTTTGAGACATTAGAAAAATAA
- the hydF gene encoding [FeFe] hydrogenase H-cluster maturation GTPase HydF has translation MEQTPKANRVHIGFFGRCNAGKSTLINMLTDQPVSLVSEVAGTTTDPVSKSMEILPLGPVVITDTAGIDDTTELGTLRMEKTEEVVKKINLAVYVLRTDEEPTADDMHWLGLLKQNNVPIALFINEINAEIDQENDKENDKENNIENKTDVSTYVETHKGLSELATVIGSADFTSKAKRLELLDLLGGLTPLDVEGDQTLLQGLVEEGDTIILVCPIDSAAPKGRLILPQVQTIREILDYKGLALVCQTEELPAMINSLKYPPKMVICDSQAFDRVDELTPDTIPLTSFSILMARFKGKLQDLVAGVEAIKNLKAGSKVLISEGCTHRRQCDDIGTVKIPNLLKKQGHTDLQLEFTSGGAFPKDVSQYDLIIHCGACMLTRREVLRRIECAVVQGTPIVNYGVLIAALHGILERAISPFIDEIKG, from the coding sequence ATGGAACAAACACCTAAAGCAAACCGCGTGCATATCGGCTTTTTTGGTCGTTGTAACGCTGGTAAGTCTACATTGATTAATATGTTAACAGATCAGCCTGTATCCCTTGTATCTGAGGTGGCAGGAACAACGACAGACCCAGTGAGTAAATCCATGGAGATTTTGCCACTAGGACCTGTAGTAATTACCGATACAGCTGGTATAGACGATACAACTGAATTAGGTACATTGCGGATGGAGAAAACAGAAGAGGTTGTGAAAAAGATTAATCTCGCTGTTTATGTACTTCGTACCGATGAAGAACCAACTGCTGATGATATGCATTGGTTAGGGCTTTTAAAACAAAACAATGTGCCTATTGCATTATTTATAAATGAAATCAATGCAGAAATTGACCAAGAAAATGACAAAGAAAATGACAAAGAAAACAACATAGAAAATAAAACAGATGTATCTACTTATGTAGAAACTCATAAGGGATTATCTGAATTAGCTACTGTCATTGGTTCTGCTGATTTTACATCTAAAGCTAAACGTTTAGAATTACTTGATCTCTTGGGTGGGTTAACACCACTTGATGTAGAAGGAGATCAAACTCTATTACAAGGCCTAGTAGAAGAGGGAGATACCATAATTCTTGTATGTCCTATCGACAGTGCAGCGCCAAAGGGCCGCCTTATTTTGCCACAAGTTCAAACTATTCGTGAAATATTGGATTATAAAGGCTTAGCGTTAGTATGCCAAACAGAAGAATTGCCTGCTATGATTAATTCTCTTAAATATCCACCAAAGATGGTTATCTGTGACTCGCAAGCTTTTGATCGCGTCGATGAGTTAACACCTGATACAATTCCGTTGACATCATTCTCTATTTTGATGGCCCGTTTCAAGGGCAAATTACAAGATTTAGTAGCTGGTGTAGAAGCGATTAAGAATTTGAAAGCAGGCTCTAAGGTGCTTATCAGTGAAGGTTGTACACATCGCCGCCAATGTGATGATATTGGTACTGTAAAGATTCCTAATCTTCTTAAGAAGCAAGGTCATACAGATTTACAGCTAGAATTTACTAGTGGGGGCGCCTTCCCAAAAGATGTATCCCAGTATGATTTAATCATTCATTGTGGTGCTTGTATGCTCACACGCCGCGAGGTGTTACGACGCATTGAATGTGCCGTTGTACAAGGCACACCAATCGTAAATTACGGTGTACTCATAGCGGCTCTACATGGTATACTAGAACGAGCGATAAGCCCATTTATTGACGAAATAAAAGGGTAG
- a CDS encoding DUF4446 family protein, producing MFESIQPWIGMATIILVIALLVYCVILHIRLGSLKKKYDFFMQGDNGASLERKLSVEVSEIRDAAKGLETMMTEQAAIRNIQSNTIQKIGFVKYNAFENIGNDLSFALTLLDGNNNGICISSIYGRSESRIFSKPIVKGKSLVSLSQEELESLNEALGERTNEEALTSAIVSK from the coding sequence ATGTTCGAATCGATTCAACCGTGGATTGGCATGGCGACCATTATCCTTGTAATAGCGTTGTTAGTGTATTGTGTAATCTTGCACATTCGCTTAGGGAGCCTTAAAAAGAAATATGATTTCTTTATGCAAGGGGACAATGGTGCGAGCCTAGAACGTAAATTATCTGTTGAGGTTAGCGAAATTCGCGATGCTGCAAAAGGTCTTGAGACTATGATGACCGAACAAGCGGCGATCCGCAATATTCAAAGCAATACGATACAAAAAATTGGCTTTGTTAAATATAATGCCTTTGAAAATATCGGTAATGATTTGTCTTTTGCGCTTACATTACTTGATGGCAATAATAACGGTATCTGTATCTCCAGTATTTACGGTCGTAGCGAATCCCGTATTTTTAGTAAACCTATTGTGAAAGGTAAAAGTCTCGTAAGTCTTTCACAAGAAGAATTAGAGAGTTTGAACGAAGCGTTGGGCGAGCGCACCAATGAGGAAGCGTTAACGAGCGCCATCGTTTCTAAATAA
- a CDS encoding ParB/RepB/Spo0J family partition protein, with the protein MPREVKSKKSKSSGLGKGLGNLMKVDTVESVLPEKEIHELPISELVPNADQPRKSFDEDSLATLAESIKNLGIFQPIVVRKQKNKYQIVAGERRYRAAIIAGLETVPVIVKKYNTEEMTEVALVENLQREGLDPIEEALAYQGLMDTYKQTQEMISARLGRSRSYIANMVRLLKLCDSVQKDLIEGDLTVGQARPLLALRSAAQQIEAAERIKEGELSARQAEALVKSMQNKTPKAKAAKPQSTAEVRALMDRLKLSLGSPVNIKFRAGKKVQGKIEIAFSSEAELERLIAFMDGQDNTDDTETVEFRV; encoded by the coding sequence ATGCCTAGAGAAGTAAAAAGTAAGAAAAGTAAATCATCCGGCTTGGGGAAGGGCCTTGGAAATTTAATGAAGGTAGATACGGTAGAGTCTGTATTGCCTGAAAAGGAGATTCACGAACTACCAATCTCCGAGTTAGTTCCTAATGCAGATCAACCTCGTAAAAGTTTTGATGAAGATAGTTTGGCAACATTAGCTGAATCTATTAAAAATCTTGGTATTTTTCAACCAATTGTAGTACGTAAACAAAAGAATAAATACCAAATCGTAGCTGGTGAACGTCGTTACCGTGCTGCTATCATTGCAGGTCTTGAGACTGTACCAGTTATTGTAAAGAAATATAATACAGAAGAGATGACAGAAGTGGCCCTCGTTGAAAATCTACAACGTGAAGGCTTAGATCCAATTGAAGAAGCTTTGGCATACCAAGGTTTAATGGATACGTATAAACAAACTCAAGAAATGATTTCTGCTCGACTAGGTCGCAGTCGTTCTTATATTGCAAATATGGTTCGTTTGTTAAAACTATGTGATTCTGTACAAAAAGATCTCATCGAAGGTGACTTAACAGTGGGTCAAGCGCGTCCATTGTTGGCATTGCGTAGTGCAGCGCAACAAATTGAAGCTGCTGAACGTATTAAAGAGGGCGAGTTAAGTGCTCGTCAAGCAGAGGCTCTTGTGAAGTCTATGCAAAATAAGACACCTAAAGCAAAGGCTGCTAAGCCGCAAAGTACTGCAGAGGTACGTGCTCTTATGGACCGTTTAAAACTAAGCTTAGGATCTCCTGTAAATATTAAATTCCGTGCTGGTAAAAAGGTTCAAGGTAAGATTGAAATTGCCTTCTCCTCTGAAGCAGAATTAGAACGTCTCATTGCTTTTATGGATGGTCAAGATAATACAGACGATACTGAAACAGTAGAATTTAGAGTATAA
- a CDS encoding M23 family metallopeptidase encodes MKVPAFISNKVERNGDNCILTLTTKQAKVAAIVSSIIIIAALVLGIWGIVRQAEVVQLRQQTQLQSEQLKLLQQKTDVLDKKIQNLNQISEENKQMLKGAESGTPSQGGGDGSDPKQPAADESEVKTLKAAQLSARLSKMDKDAQKLLVSFYTMRNILRDGGAQDLMAMQSINFSAGSGGVTNNTTPSIWPSKGVITSPFGSRVDPVTGAIGAFHEGVDIADDYGTPIVATAAGVVTFAGYTEGGYGNLVEIDHGNGFVTRYGHNSAVLVTVGMSVKQGQTIALMGSTGKSTGAHVHYEVRLNGSPTDPMIFLPISN; translated from the coding sequence TTGAAAGTACCGGCATTTATTTCAAACAAAGTTGAAAGAAATGGTGACAACTGCATATTGACATTAACAACCAAGCAAGCGAAGGTTGCAGCTATTGTAAGCTCTATTATAATTATCGCTGCATTGGTTCTCGGCATTTGGGGCATCGTGCGCCAAGCTGAGGTTGTGCAATTACGTCAACAGACACAATTACAATCTGAACAGCTAAAATTGTTACAACAAAAGACAGATGTTTTAGATAAGAAAATTCAAAACTTAAATCAAATTAGCGAAGAAAACAAGCAAATGCTGAAGGGCGCTGAATCTGGCACACCATCTCAAGGTGGCGGGGACGGTAGCGACCCAAAGCAGCCAGCCGCTGATGAAAGCGAAGTAAAGACGCTAAAAGCGGCACAATTATCAGCTCGTCTGTCCAAAATGGACAAGGACGCACAAAAATTGCTAGTTAGCTTCTATACAATGCGTAATATTCTTCGTGATGGTGGGGCGCAAGACCTTATGGCTATGCAATCCATTAACTTCTCTGCTGGTTCTGGTGGTGTTACGAATAACACTACACCAAGTATCTGGCCGAGCAAGGGTGTTATTACCTCTCCGTTTGGTAGCCGTGTGGACCCTGTAACGGGCGCTATTGGTGCATTCCACGAAGGGGTAGATATTGCGGATGACTATGGTACACCAATTGTGGCAACAGCTGCGGGCGTTGTAACCTTTGCAGGTTATACAGAAGGCGGTTATGGTAACCTCGTTGAAATCGATCACGGCAATGGCTTCGTAACGCGTTATGGCCATAATAGTGCTGTATTGGTAACTGTAGGTATGAGCGTAAAACAAGGTCAAACAATCGCCTTGATGGGCAGTACTGGTAAAAGTACAGGCGCTCACGTTCACTACGAGGTACGACTCAATGGATCTCCTACAGATCCTATGATCTTCTTACCAATTAGTAACTAA
- a CDS encoding ParA family protein, translated as MGKVIAITNQKGGVGKTTTSVNLSACLADAGKKVLLVDLDPQGNASSGLGIEKDDLELCVHDVLIDGELIADIVQPTMLKKLFVAPATIQLAGAEVELVSVVSRETMLKKALAPVRDEYDFIIIDCPPSLGLLTLNAFTAADSVLIPIQSEFYALEGVSQLVKTITIVQQTSNKDLEIEGVLLTMFDGRTNLSIQVADEVKKFFGNKVYKTIIPRNVRLSEAPSYGEPIIVYDPKSKGADVYTKLAKEVIKASKVK; from the coding sequence GTGGGCAAAGTGATAGCTATTACTAATCAAAAAGGCGGTGTTGGTAAGACGACGACATCCGTGAATTTAAGCGCTTGTTTGGCTGATGCTGGTAAAAAAGTATTGCTTGTTGATTTAGATCCACAAGGTAATGCTAGCTCTGGTTTAGGTATTGAAAAAGATGATTTAGAACTCTGTGTACACGATGTTCTAATCGATGGTGAACTTATTGCTGATATTGTTCAGCCTACAATGCTTAAAAAGCTATTTGTAGCGCCTGCAACAATTCAATTAGCTGGTGCAGAAGTGGAACTTGTTTCAGTTGTTTCACGTGAAACAATGTTGAAAAAAGCATTGGCACCCGTACGTGACGAATATGATTTTATCATTATTGACTGTCCGCCATCCCTTGGTTTGCTAACATTAAATGCCTTTACAGCGGCAGATAGCGTACTAATTCCGATTCAAAGTGAATTCTACGCGTTAGAAGGGGTTAGTCAATTAGTAAAAACTATAACAATTGTGCAACAAACATCTAATAAAGACCTTGAAATTGAAGGCGTTTTGTTAACTATGTTTGATGGTCGTACAAATTTATCTATTCAAGTTGCCGATGAAGTGAAAAAATTCTTTGGCAATAAAGTATATAAGACTATTATTCCACGTAATGTACGTCTTAGCGAAGCTCCAAGTTATGGTGAACCTATTATCGTATATGATCCAAAATCTAAAGGGGCGGACGTATATACTAAACTAGCTAAAGAAGTGATTAAAGCTTCAAAAGTTAAATAA
- a CDS encoding cob(I)yrinic acid a,c-diamide adenosyltransferase gives MKAYVQVYTGEGKGKTTAAIGLAIRAIGAGKKVLFLQFMKSKVYSEHTILPTLQNLTLETVGKPFFIIKEGMKSKDELAKWGDEVVVFESGNPPKDYVALIEKGYERALAAISSGEYDLVVLDEYNMALFFELITWDKTKALLDARHPETELVFTGRGAPQELIDEADLVTEMKEVKHYYLQGVMARKGIEN, from the coding sequence ATGAAGGCCTATGTACAAGTTTATACCGGCGAAGGCAAGGGCAAAACGACCGCTGCTATCGGTCTAGCTATCCGTGCCATCGGTGCTGGCAAGAAAGTCCTCTTTTTGCAATTTATGAAATCTAAAGTATATAGTGAACATACTATTTTACCTACCTTACAGAATTTAACCTTAGAAACCGTGGGCAAACCATTCTTTATCATCAAAGAAGGGATGAAAAGCAAGGATGAACTCGCTAAATGGGGCGATGAAGTCGTTGTCTTTGAATCCGGTAATCCGCCAAAAGACTATGTAGCGCTCATTGAAAAAGGCTACGAACGCGCACTGGCTGCTATTAGCAGTGGGGAGTACGATCTCGTCGTTCTTGATGAATACAACATGGCGCTTTTCTTTGAACTTATTACATGGGATAAAACAAAGGCTTTGCTCGATGCTCGTCATCCAGAAACGGAACTCGTATTTACGGGCCGTGGGGCTCCTCAAGAATTAATCGACGAGGCAGACCTTGTAACGGAAATGAAAGAGGTTAAACATTACTACCTTCAAGGCGTAATGGCTCGAAAAGGTATTGAAAACTAA